The genomic DNA GAAGACTTGCAGAATATTCTTAACCATCTAACCGATAATGCGCTACATAGCCTTAAGCACGCCGAAGCTATATCGCGTGGTACAGGTAAGGCCTATGTTGGCACAGAACATATGATGCTCGGGATTTTAGCTCAAGAAGAATCAATGGGGTCTAAGCTGTTAAAGTCAGCGGGGGTTAGCTTAAATCGTGCCAGATTGGCCATGGATATGAATCCTGCCAAAGTAGTCATGAGCGATGCCAGCAAAGGCTTAAGCGAAGCCGCAAAGTTGACACTAAGAATGGCATGGGAAATTGCCCAGGAGTACGACCAAGAATTCTGCGGTACAGAACATATACTGCTTAGTCTTCTGGGACAGCGCAAAGCCAGTGCCGTAAACCTATTAAGACAGTTAAATGTAAACACTGATATATTGGCGACTGAAATAGAGAGGGCATTAGAGCAAAAGGCAGGACAAACGCACTCCAGTGGTGCCGGTGTAAATGTGAAAACGCGAACCAAAACACGCAAACAATCAGTTGTCGAGCAGTATTCTATCAATCTAACTGAGCAAGCTAGAGCCGGCAAGCTCGACCCGGTCGTGGGCCGCGAAACTCAAATTCGACGACTGGTTACGATCCTGAATCGCCGAACCAAAAACAACCCCGTGCTGATAGGCGAGCCCGGAGTTGGTAAAACAGCTATTGTCGAAGGTGTTGCACAGCGCATTATCGCCGAGGATGTGCCAGACTCCTTACTTGATAAGCAAATCCTGATGCTCGATATGGCAGCGATGGTGGCTGGTACGAAATACCGCGGTGAGTTTGAAGAAAGACTCAAAAAAGTAATGGTTGAGCTCGAAGAAGATCGCGATAAGATAGTCTTTATTGACGAGCTTCATCTAATTGTAGGGGCAGGCAGCGCCGAAGGCTCAATGGATGCCGGCAATATCTTAAAGCCCGCACTTTCTCGGGGCAAAATTCAACTAATTGGCGCCACTACGACCAACGAATACACCAAGCATATCGAAAAAGACGCAGCGCTAGAGCGTCGATTCCAGCCGATAATAGTACCAGAAACTAGCAAAACAGAAACGGTCGCTATTCTCAAAGGTCTGCGAAAGCATTACGAGGATTTTCATAATGTAATAATTTCTGATGAAGTGATAGACGACGCTGTTCAACTGTCTGCAAGATACATTAACGACCGTTATATGCCTGACAAAGCGATTGATTTGTTAGACGAAACAGCCGCTCATCTCAGAGTGGCAAAGGGCAAGACACCGCCTGAGCTTAGAAACCTTGAAAAAGAACTGAAACTACTTGGAGTAAAAATCGAAGACGCAGTTGAGCGAGAAGACTACGAAGAAGCCGCCAAACAGAAGCAGAAGGCCAAGCTAGTTGAGCAAAAACTCGAGGCCGTCAAAGCCAAATCCAAGGGCGGCAAAAGAATAAGACTAAATAGCGATGATATTGCTGAGGTTGTCTCGCGGATGACGGGCGTGCCAGCTAGTAAGGTTATGCGCGCTGAGGCAAAGTACCTGCTAAACTTAGAGTCAAAGCTCAAAAACAATATCATAGGTCAAGAAGAAGCTGTCGAATCTGTTGCCCGAGCAGTTAGGCGAAACCGCAGTGGGGTTGCCAGCGAGAAGCGGCCCGTTGGTTCATTTATTTTCTTAGGCCCGACCGGAGTCGGTAAAACCGAACTAGCCAAGGTCTTGGCGCGCGAATATTTTGGTAGCGAAAAGGCCCTTATCAAGATCGACATGAGCGAATTTTCTGAACGCCATACCTCGGCAAGACTAGTAGGCGCACCAGCTGGCTATGTTGGATACGAAGATGGTGGTCAGTTAACAGACAAAGTTCGCCGTCAGCCATACAGCCTAGTACTTTTCGATGAAATCGAAAAAGCTCATCCAGATATTTTTAATATGCTACTGCAAATGCTAGAAGACGGCTCCCTAACGGATGCCAAAGGTCGACGTGTCGATTTTACTAATACAATTGTAATCATGACTAGCAACATTGGTGCCGATAAATTGCAAAAAGAAGCTACTTTTGGTTTCGGTGCCAGTTCTGCCAAGGACCTTGAAAATCTTGACGAACTACACAAAGCTAACCAGCAGAAAGTAAAAGATGAACTCAAAAAGCTATTACGACCAGAGCTGCTTAACCGTATCGACAAGGTCGTGGTTTTTCGAGCACTGACAAAAGAAAATATTCGGTTAATTATCGACCTGCAGATAAATGAACTCAAAGAAAGACTGGTCAAACATGGGCTTAGTATAGTCTTGGACAATAAAGCTCGTGACTACTTAATTGAGCATGGCTATGATGCAAAGAACGGCGCGAGGCCTCTCAGAAGGCTTATCCAAGACGATATCGAAGATCATCTAGCAGTTAATATCCTCGACGAAAAATACGCCAAAGGAACAGTGGTGCATGTTTCTGAAGCAAACAACGAGCTTAAATTTAGTTAACGGCTATGAATATTATTACTTCGCTGTCATAAATTTCTCCCGTATAATGTGCTTATGCCAGGAAAACCAAAGTCTGTTTTTAAGTTTCTAGCCTATCTGCTTTTTTTGGTTTGTATTTTTTGGTTTTGGAAGAACCAGCAAAACATTAGTGATTGGCTCAGACTTAGAAAGTATACCCCAGACGCAACTATTAGCTCGCTGGTTTCGAATTCAGGCTTTAATGATCAGGGTAGAAAACTTTTTTACATAAACTATCCTACGCTAAAAGATAGAAAAAATTTCCGTAGCTACTGTACAAATTCTGAAGAATCAATAGTTCTAGGTTGCTATATAAGTACCCAAAACATTTATCTGCTAGATGTGACAGACGAGCGGTTGGATGGAGTTGAAGAAGTCACGGCTGCCCATGAGATGCTTCACGCTGCTTATGCCAGACTAAGCCCTAAAGACAAAACAAATCTAAACAAGCTATTGTTGGAACAAGAGAAACTAGTAACCGACAAACGAGTACTCGAAACCATCGAAGCCTACCGTAAGAGTGACGCCCAAAGTGTTGTCAACGAAATGCATTCGATTTTTGGCAGTGAACTAAAAAACTTGACTTCAGAGTTGGAAGAGTATTACAAAAAGTATTTTTCTGATCGCAGCAAGGTTACAGCCCATGCCAGTTCCTACGCTGAAGAATTTACTAAACGAGAGGCGTTGGTGCAGAGCTATGATGTGCGACTAGCTGATCTAAAAACAAAAATCGATAGTAGCGAGGCTGACCTAAAACGGCAGGCTGACTCCTTAGAATCGCAAAGAAGTAGCTTAGAATCAAAGCGTAATTCAAATAGCGCTGCCGAGTTTAATCAGTTGGCTGCGCAATACAATCTACAGGTACGGCAATATAATGCAGCGCTTAGTGCAGTAAAAAAATTAGTAAACGACTACAATCAAATTGTTACCGAACGTAACAATGTTGCTCTAGAAGAGCAAACACTCCTCGATGCCATCGATACGAGAGTGGATGCGCTTTAGAGGGTTGTGAGTAGGGGCGACGAACAAGAACAGTAAATGGTACGCGGTACTAACTACTATCTACTAGCTCCTAGTCTACCAACTACTAACTACCAGTCCCTAGTCCCTAGTCCCTAGTCCCTAGTTCTTGGCTCATGACTCTTGACTCTTGGCTCTATTTGAACAGTACGCAGTACGGGGTAATACTTGCTAACTACCAACTACCAACTACCAACTACTAACTACCAACTACTAACTACCAACTACTAACTACTAGTCCGTAGTCCTAATCACTCTAACCTATAACCTCTAACCTAATCATGGCTCTTGGCTCTACTTGAACGGTACACGGTACGCAGCATATTTTTATAGACTGGCTGCTAGTTTCGTTAAGTCGCGATCATTAAAACTTAACACATGGCCCGACTCTCATGTATAATTGAGTCCAGAACTAATGAGGAAACTATAAGATATGGCAAACAAGTTCACCGGCAAACGCCGGGTATCGGGTAACAAATTTTTGACTAAGTCGGGCAAAACTATCAAAGTAAATCGTACTCTTATGGAGCGCTCTAAGGCTCGCCAGGAGGCTAAGGCGCTTCGCAAGGCCGAGCGAATGAGGGGCTTACCAAAATCACGACTAAAAAGAGTATTATTTAGGCTGCATCCAAAAAGAGTTGTAAGATACTGGTTCAGTCGAGACGGTGCGATTATGGCTCTCAAACTTACAGGTGTGGCGATCGTGGTGTTATTTTTCAGCCTGATGGCTGTTTTTGCTTATTTTAGAAAAGACTTGCCAAACTTAAAAGACATTTCTGGCGATTCGATTGGCGGTAGTATTAGGTATTACGACCGTGAACGTAAAACGCTGCTTTGGGAAGATTATGATGCTGTAAAACGCAACCCAGTTGAGCGAGAGCAAATCGCACAAGTCATGCGCGATGCAACTATAGCGGCAGAAGACAGAGACTTCTATAACCATAATGGCTTTAATGTCAAAGGAATTGTTAGGGCCACACTTAACAATGCTAGAGGCGGTAGCACACAGGGTGGTTCGACTATCACCCAGCAAGTCGTTAAGCTAAATAACCCAGATTTTATAAATCAACGTACAATTTCAAGAAAGATAAAAGAGCTAATCTTATCTGTAGAGCTAGAACGTAGTTATTCAAAAGAAGAAATCCTCAACGGCTATCTAAACTCTGCTCCATATGGCGGTTTAGAATACGGTGTGCAGGTAGCGTCTAAAACCTACTTCCAAAAAGATGCCAAAGATTTAACTCTGGAAGAAGCTGCATTCTTGGCCTCTATCCCTAAGTCGATCCGCTATCTCTCGCCATATTCTGGTGACTTCGAAAAAGAGACACTCCAAGGGCGCATAGGTTATGTACTCGACGGAATGGCCGATATGGGAAGAATAACCCGCGAGCAAGCTGAGGCGGCTAAAAAGGTAGACGTAATTGCAACTATCAAACAACGTCAACCCAACAAGTATCAAGGCGTCACAGCACCATATTTTGTGCTAGCCGCCAAACGACAGCTCGAAAGTATTATTGGAGAGCAGGGTTACAAAACCGGTGGTTTCGAGGTCACTACAACTCTAGATATGGAAAAGCAGAAAATAGCTGAAGAAGAAGTCCAGAAAGGTATGCCCAGAATTTTCGCCAACGGTTTTGATAAAGCAGCATTTGCGGCTGAAGACGTAACTACAGGACAGGTTGTGGCGCTTGTGGGCGGTTCTGATTTCTTCGATCAGGCAAGGTCTGGCGAAATAAACTATGCCCAAACGCCGCTGCCACCCGGTTCTAGCTTTAAGCCGTATGATTACCTTGCGCTTATCGAGAAGAACGAAAATTTTGGTGCCGGTACAGTTTTATATGATACCCAAGGCCCGCTAGAAGGCTATCCTTGTACCAGTAAAGCCCGTCCGACGGCTGGTGGTAACTGTCTTTGGGACTACGATTTCAGATACCCTGGGCCTATGACTCTTAGGTACGCATTAGGTGGCTCGCGTAATGTGCCAGCCATCAAAGCGATTTTAACAACTGGAGTTAAAGAGACAATTGGCGTAGCTGACTCGTTGGGCTTAAAAGGCGAGGCTGCATCGAACGAAATGGGTGATGGTGGCGGGAATGATGGTTATCGATGTTTTGAGGATGATGCCAAAACCATAGTTCGAGACTGCTATGCTTCGGCTGGTATCGGAGACGGTGCATACTTGAGCTTGGACAGGCATGTTCATGCATATGCTACAATTTCACGAAACGGTAATAAGATTCCCCAAACCTATATCTTGAAAGTAACAGATGGCAGTGGTCGTCTAGTCAAAGAGTGGAAACCCAGTAATGGAGAACAAGTGGTTCGACCAGATTCAGCTTACATCGTAGCTGATATGATGGCCGACCCTAGAGCGAGTTATTTTAGTAATAAACCACACCGCTACAAAGGCTGGGAGTTTTCACTTAAGACTGGTACGACAAATGATAGCAAAGACGGTTGGTTGATGGGCTTTTCGACTAAATATTCAGCTGGCGTATGGGTTGGGCATCATACAGGAAGAGTGGCTACCAGACAGTTTATGGAGGTTATGACTCAGCCAATTTGGCAAGGTTGGATGAACCGCGCGCATGATGGACTAACGCCAGTCAAGAGAGAGAAGCCAGCAGGGGTTCAGACACTACCAGCATATGTTGTTCGTACGCATGTGGGCCTCGGATCACAAGAGCCTAGCTCGGCCACCGACCTATATCCGTCTTGGTACAAAAAGCCTAACGTAAAAACCGAGACCAAGACTATCGACACTGTATCCAATAAACTTGCCACCGATTGTACACCAGAACTCGCCAAAAAGACATTAAACGATTCAGCAATCGCCAGTTTCTCTGGGGATAAGTTTGTTGGGGGCGGTACTGTCACAAACGAAGAAAAAGACGATGTACATAAATGTGACGATGTAAAACCAACGATCACCGTCTCTGTGGCGGCTAAACCCGGTAGCCCAGGTGTTTATATCATAAGTGCTGTCTATGCTAGTGGAACGCACCCGCTTTCTTCTGATGCGAGAAAGGGTACTGTAAGAATAAAAGTTGCAGGCGCCGACATTCCAAACGGTAGCTTCGAAGTTGCAGCTTCAGGTAGTGTTACTGCTGAATTCACGGCTCTTAGCGGCGGCTCAAAAGATGTTTTCGCAGAAGTGGTTGACAGTGTCCTGTACTCTGCTAGCGATACCAAGAGCTTTACATTCTCGGTTGCTAGCGTTCCTTCGAACCAAAACAATACAGTTTCTTCAATAAGCCGCGGTTGGCGCTTGGTTGCGGCTACTGGCTTCTAATTACTTCAAATAAGTGTTAAGCGCGGTCTTGATATCGCCGACTGTTTCAAGCTTGGTTGGGCTTTTGCCTTTACCTAGTACTTTTGGTCCTATGGCAACTTCGAAGCCGATCTTTGTGGCTTCATCGACGCGTTTATCTACAAATGGCACGTGTCTGACTTCGCCAGAAAGTCCGACCTCACCGAAGACAACAGCATTTTTGGATAGCTTGAGACCCTTCGCTGCTGAGCCGATTGCCATGCAAACTGCAAGATCACTAGCTGGCTCGCTTAGTTTTATGCCGCCAACAACATTCAAAAAAATATCTTTGTCAGAAAGCTGGAGCTTTGTTCGCTTTTCGAGCATAGCGACCAGTAGATTTAGTCGATTGACATCAAAGCCGCTGGCTGTACGCTTAGGGTAGCCAAAACTGCTACGATTCACTAATGCCTGGATTTCGACTAATAGCGCGCGGCTACCTTCGATAGTTGCCATTACGACTGAACCGTCGCTACTTACCCGTTCGGCTAAAAGAGCGGCAGAAGGGTTAGCGACCGGCGAAAGGCCAGATTCAGCCATCTCAAAAATTCCCACCTCATGCGTCGCGCCGTATCTATTTTTCTGAGCGCGTAACAGCTTGAATCCTCCGAATTTGTCGCCTTCGAGATTGAGTACTACATCTACGCTGTGTTCAAGTAGTTTAGGGCCGGCAATCGAGCCTTCCTTGGTCACATGCCCAACAATTATCAGTATGGTTGCGCTTCTTTTGGCAGCTTGAGTGAGCAGCTGCGAGCTATGCGTTATTTGACTCATCGTTCCGGCAGCAGAACTGATTTCTGCGCATGCAACAGTTTGAATAGAATCGACGATAACCAATCCATAATTTTTGCTGGCGATGGCGGCCGCTATATCGTTGGCTGAGCTGCTAGCAGCAAGCTCTATTTCATCATGATTGGCCTTTAGCCTGCGAGCGCGGTCTGCAACCTGGCCGACAGATTCTTCGCCGCTAACGTAAAGCACCTTGGCTGAATCTGCTATCGCTTTGGCGATCTGCATCAGTAGCGTGCTCTTGCCAACGCCGGGTTCTCCAGCGAGAAGTAGCACGCTAGCGGGTACAAAACCTCCACCTAAAACTGTATCTATCTCGCCTACGCCAGTTTTTAGTCGTTTCTCATCATCACGGAATCCCTTAACTAGTTTCTCGGCTTTTAGCGGGACACCATGTGCCGCTTTTGTGCCTGGACTGGCAGCTATGGAGACTTGTTCTTCTAGTGTGTTCCATTCGCCGCACGAACTACACTTGCCGCTCCAACTACCGTAGACAGCCCCACAATTTGCACACAAAAAACTAGTTTTACTCTTGGCCATTTGCAGTTAGTATGGTTTAGGTGGTGGGTAGGAGTCAAGAGGAACGAGGGGGCTAGCAGTTAGCATATAGCGTATAAGGGTTAGGGGGAGTTTATGGTTGATAGTTTATGGTTTATAGAAAATTACTGGCTACTGTTTACTGATGACTGTTTACTGAGAGAAACTCATACTTTATACATGATACTTAATACTTGATACTATCATCGTTTAAAGTTTAGGATTTAGAATATCATGCTTGATGCTTACTACTAACTACTTGCTACTAAACCTTAACCACTAAACCCTGAACCCTTTACGCTAATCCCCCAATCCCTTTACCCCAATCGCTTAACGTTGTAAGATGTAAGCATGACATTATCAGAGGAGCTACTGTGGCGAGGATTCGTCCAGCAAACAACGTACCAAGACCTAAAAGCAATCGACAAGACGAAGCCAGCTTTTTATCACGGCTTTGATGCCAGTGCTGATTCACAGACTGTCGGCAATCTTGCGGCGATGATGTTCGACAAAGTTCTCATGCGGCACGGTTGTAAGGCGGTGATTTTGGCGGGCGGTGCGACTAGTTTGATTGGCGACCCCGGCGGCAAAGACAAAGAGAGAGTTCTTCAGGATGAAAAAACAATTGCTCACAACGTCGCTCAGGCACAGATTCAGTTAAGCAAAATTTTTGATGGCCTGGAGTTTGAGATGGTTAATAATCTTGACTGGACTAGGGATATGACTGTTCTGAGTTTCCTGCGCGATATCGGTAAGCATTACTCGATGACGCCGCTGATACAACGAGACTACATTGCGCAGCGTATCGGTGAAGGCGGAGCTGGTATTAGCTACACTGAGTTTAGCTATACACTTCTGCAAGGAATGGACTTTCTTCATTTATACGACAAGTATGGAGTAACACTGCAGCTTGGTGGTTCAGATCAGTGGGGCAACTGCCTCTCTGGTGTTGATCTAATACGTAAAGCTCGTGGCGTTGAGGTCCATACAATAACACTACCTCTAGTCATAAACAGAGCTACAGGTAAAAAGTTTGGTAAGAGTGAAGAAGGGGCAGTGTGGTTAGATCCAACCAAGACTAGTCCGTTTAAGTTTTACCAGTTCTGGATAAACCTAGATGACGACGGTGTGGAGGGCTATCTCAAGGTCTACACAGAGCTAGACAAAGAATCAATAGACGAAATAATGGAATCTCATAATCAGTCAAAGGGCAATCGTTTGGCACAGAAGCATCTTGCTTATCAAGTTTCAAAAATATTGCATGGTGAAAAAACGGCTGACTCTATGCAGAGGATAAGCGAAACTCTCTTTGGCGGCCAAAACTATTCAGAGCTTAGCTCGGAGGATATGGAAGTGTTAGCAGGTGAGTTACCGGTTGTCGAATCGGGGTACGACAAAACACTGAGTGATATCTTGATCGAAGGTGATTTGGCGGCCAGCAAGAGCGAAGCACGAAGATTTTTGGCCTCTAATGCCGTTTATATTAACGGCGAACAGTTTTCTAGCGAGAAGCAAACGCTTGACGGCTCAGATAACATTCACGGCTATGCGGTTCTCCGACGTGGTAAAAACAACACAATTTTAGTAAAGCTAAACTAAAGGAAGCCATGAACAAAAAAACCTCTGTTAAAGGTGCCGATCAATACAATGACCCGTCTCACAACTATTTAAGATACTGGGACGGTCGTGACTACGAACAGGCAGCCGAGGAAATCGCACTACATCGTTTACTAAAGGGGAAGAAATTTAACAAGGCTATAGATGTAGGCGGCGGCTATGGCCGTATGAGCGTAGTGCTGCGGAACTATGCCGACAAAGTGTTTTTGTGTGAGCCGTCCAAGCAGCAGCTAAACATAGCCAAAGATTTTCTCAAAAACAAACCAAAAGTAGACATGGTTTTAACAAAAGGCCAAGTGCTGCCATTTGACGACGGCGAGATTGATTTAGCAATGGTTATTCGTGTAATTCACCACATTCCAGATCCTGCAGAATTCTTCGCTGAAATCGCACGAGTCACAAAAGACGGTGGCTACTTCCTGATTGAGTTTGCCAACTACTCAAACTTCAAAAATCGCCTTAAATACGCTGCAAAATTCAAGAAGTTACCCGTCGAACCAGTAGACATCAGAACCGACAAGACCAGCAATATCCCATTCGTCAACTATAACCCAAAAACGGTTAAAAAACTGCTTGCTCATGCAGGATTTAAGCTCGAAAAAGTCTTGAGTGTCAGCAATCTGCGCTCTCCGGTATTAAAAAAGTTTCTTCCGAAAAAAGTTTTGTTGGGGCTTGAAAAATCACTACAACAGCCACTCGCCAAAAGCTATTTTGGACCAAGCACGGTTTACCTACTTCGTAAGCGCTCAAAGTAATCGGCCTATATATTTCGAAAGTCGACTTTTTTAAAGTAGTATTGTAGTTATGGATCAGGAGTTAGCTAATCTTACTGGTATTGGCCAAAAAACAGCCGAAAGCCTCAAAAAAGCCGGATTGTCTACTGTTAGAGATCTACTATGGTATCTGCCGCGTGATTATCGTGATGAAAGTAGGTTTACAGCGCTGAAAAGTGCGCAGCTCGGACACATAACAGCCAGAGTGCGCTTTAGTTCTATAAAAGCTCGTTACGCCCGAAAAGGCATGCACGTTACAGAGGCAATCGCTAGTGACAGTACAGGCAGTTTAAAGGTTATCTGGTTCAAGCAGCCCTACCGAGTCAAGCAGCTAGAATCTTCTAACGAATGGTTCATAAGCGGAGAGCTAAAGTTTCAAAGAGGAAGGGTCAACATTGTTAGTCCGATGATCGAGCCAGCCGACGACGAGCCACTGCACACCGGGCGAATTGTGCCGATTTACCGAGAGTCCGCCGGTTTAAGCTCCAAGCAGATAAGAAAGTTCGTTAAATCAGCGCTAGCGGCTACTGAAGTAGCCGAAACGCTGCCAGGCTGGCTTATCGAAAAGTACAATTTTGTAAAGTTTTCTACAGCCATGGCTGATATTCACTTTCCAGTTTCACAATCAGCACTTGAGCTGGCTATAAGACGGCTTAAGTTCGAAGAGTTGTTTAGGTTAGTGCTAGCAAGCCAGTTGTCTCGCCGGCAGCTGTTGGAGGTTAAAGCCAAACCAGTACCATTCAGGCTGGAATTAGCAAAAAAATTTGTTTCACAACTTCCCTACAAATTAACCAATGCTCAGCGTAAAGTTACCTGGCAAGTATATAAGGATATTGAAAAATCAGAGCCGTCCAATCGGTTAATTGAAGGTGATGTTGGAGCGGGCAAAACAGTTGTAGCGGCGATGGTGGCGGTAATGGTGATGGAATCTGGCGGTCAAGTAGCGTTCATGGCCCCAACTGAAATTTTGGCCCGTCAACACGCCGAAACGTTACGCAAGATTTTGAGCTCAGTTGGGCTTGATGACAGGGTAAGTCTGCTGGTCGGTTCTTTAAGCCCCAAAGCCAAGAAACTAGCGCAAGAGGCTATAAAAAATGGAAAAGTTAGCCTAATTGTCGGTACGCACGCACTCATCGAGGATGCCGTGGAGATTCCGAAACTGCAGCTTGTTATAGTAGACGAGCAGCATCGTTTTGGTGTGCAGCAGCGTAAAAAACTTCAAAACAAAGCCCAGCTAACGCCACATGCTATCTATCTGACTGCCACCCCTATTCCTAGAAGTTTGGCTCTAACACTCTATGGAGAACTCGATGTTTCCGTCCTAGACGAGAAACCTTTGGGGCGAAAAAATGTTCTAACTTCTATTGTCTCACCGGCAGTATTGAATGAGGTACTTCGAACTATTGAACGAGAACTAGAGCTCGGCAGGCAGGTTTTTGTGGTTTGTCCACTAATTTCGAATGAAAAAAATAAAAATGATCTACTGGCTGCCGAAAACATGCATGAATATTTGCGGCAAAAATTAACACACACCAAGGTCGGTCTAGTTCATGGTAAACAAAAACAAGCAGAAAAAGAATCAATAATGGCAGCTGTTGTCTCGGGAACGGTCGATGTATTGGTAGCTACTACCGTTATCGAGGTTGGAGTCGATGTTCCTAACGCCAGTCTAATGGTAGTCATGGGTGCCGACAAGTTCGGGTTGGCGCAGCTTCATCAGTTGCGTGGGCGTGTTGGCCGAGCCGAGCATCAATCGTTCTGCATACTAGTTCCTAGCGATAGCGAGCAGACTCCAAGCCGTCTTCAGACAATGACTACAGTCTACGATGGTTTTAAGCTTGCTGAATTTGATCTAAAGTCACGAGGCCCTGGCGCAATTTATGGCACACTCCAACATGGCGCGTTAGACCTCCGGATAGCCCAGCTTACCGACACTAAGCTTATTATCCTGGCACGCCAAGCTGCTGTCGACTTTATTGCAAGAGAAAAAATCTCAGAGTGGCCGCAGCTAGGTAATTCAACTAATGAGCTAAGGAAAATCGTAAAACTAAACTAGTAAGTACTAACGATCGTGCTGTATTATATGCTTGCTACATAAGGTATTACAGAAAACTCACTCGAGAGAAATCTCTAAAACTAACTGCAAAAGACAGTAAATATGTATTCGGGGACAACTTTAACTAATTTTTCGGGAGCTGTACTGGGAGCGCATCAAAAGATTGACCGTACAGCGTTTTCGCATTTGGAAAAAAATACAAACGGTGCCAAAGGCTTTCCAACTATTCGTGATATTTTGCATTTTGAGGGTAAAAATGGCCCAGACGGCATAAAACGCAAAAGTCCTGCACAAGATGAGCAGTGGCATTATTTTAACCCCTTCGACAACGAAGACACACGCCTACTTGAGTATTTTAGGATGCATTATGACGAACTAGTGGCTAATCTCCGTAAGGGCACGCCAACCCGCGCAGCCTATGACGCAGCCTGGCTAGCTCACGCTATAGTCGACGGGCTCACTCCGGCACATCACTTCCCATACGAAGAAAAATTGATCGAAATTCGAGGGGAGAGCATCGACACCAGAACCAGTATCAAAGATAAGTTGTTGATGCCGGGTGAAACAGTGCTGGATTCACTAAAAAACAACTGGAAGATGTGGGGCCCGGACGGATTGATGAGTATGCACGGATTATTTGAGATAGGGATTGCTGTCATGATATCGCCCTTAAAATTCAAAAAAGCTATTCCTACAGAAGCAAATATGAAAAAAGTTAATGAAATCGGAATAGAAGAATGGTTCGCCAGAAGTGCTAGACAAATTGCGATGCTAGACATGTACGATAGATTTTGTTCTCGCGGCTGGACGCTCAAGTTGGCGCGAGAAGTGCGTAACGAGCTTGCGCCGACCATTATCAAAACAGTTACATTGGCATGGTATTCGGCCATGAGAGACGCTGGGCTTCTGAGAACTAAGAAGTAAAATTTTGTATTTAGTATTTTGTATCAGGTATCA from Candidatus Saccharibacteria bacterium includes the following:
- a CDS encoding tyrosine--tRNA ligase codes for the protein MTLSEELLWRGFVQQTTYQDLKAIDKTKPAFYHGFDASADSQTVGNLAAMMFDKVLMRHGCKAVILAGGATSLIGDPGGKDKERVLQDEKTIAHNVAQAQIQLSKIFDGLEFEMVNNLDWTRDMTVLSFLRDIGKHYSMTPLIQRDYIAQRIGEGGAGISYTEFSYTLLQGMDFLHLYDKYGVTLQLGGSDQWGNCLSGVDLIRKARGVEVHTITLPLVINRATGKKFGKSEEGAVWLDPTKTSPFKFYQFWINLDDDGVEGYLKVYTELDKESIDEIMESHNQSKGNRLAQKHLAYQVSKILHGEKTADSMQRISETLFGGQNYSELSSEDMEVLAGELPVVESGYDKTLSDILIEGDLAASKSEARRFLASNAVYINGEQFSSEKQTLDGSDNIHGYAVLRRGKNNTILVKLN
- a CDS encoding class I SAM-dependent methyltransferase, with product MNKKTSVKGADQYNDPSHNYLRYWDGRDYEQAAEEIALHRLLKGKKFNKAIDVGGGYGRMSVVLRNYADKVFLCEPSKQQLNIAKDFLKNKPKVDMVLTKGQVLPFDDGEIDLAMVIRVIHHIPDPAEFFAEIARVTKDGGYFLIEFANYSNFKNRLKYAAKFKKLPVEPVDIRTDKTSNIPFVNYNPKTVKKLLAHAGFKLEKVLSVSNLRSPVLKKFLPKKVLLGLEKSLQQPLAKSYFGPSTVYLLRKRSK
- the recG gene encoding ATP-dependent DNA helicase RecG, which translates into the protein MDQELANLTGIGQKTAESLKKAGLSTVRDLLWYLPRDYRDESRFTALKSAQLGHITARVRFSSIKARYARKGMHVTEAIASDSTGSLKVIWFKQPYRVKQLESSNEWFISGELKFQRGRVNIVSPMIEPADDEPLHTGRIVPIYRESAGLSSKQIRKFVKSALAATEVAETLPGWLIEKYNFVKFSTAMADIHFPVSQSALELAIRRLKFEELFRLVLASQLSRRQLLEVKAKPVPFRLELAKKFVSQLPYKLTNAQRKVTWQVYKDIEKSEPSNRLIEGDVGAGKTVVAAMVAVMVMESGGQVAFMAPTEILARQHAETLRKILSSVGLDDRVSLLVGSLSPKAKKLAQEAIKNGKVSLIVGTHALIEDAVEIPKLQLVIVDEQHRFGVQQRKKLQNKAQLTPHAIYLTATPIPRSLALTLYGELDVSVLDEKPLGRKNVLTSIVSPAVLNEVLRTIERELELGRQVFVVCPLISNEKNKNDLLAAENMHEYLRQKLTHTKVGLVHGKQKQAEKESIMAAVVSGTVDVLVATTVIEVGVDVPNASLMVVMGADKFGLAQLHQLRGRVGRAEHQSFCILVPSDSEQTPSRLQTMTTVYDGFKLAEFDLKSRGPGAIYGTLQHGALDLRIAQLTDTKLIILARQAAVDFIAREKISEWPQLGNSTNELRKIVKLN